A portion of the Rhinolophus sinicus isolate RSC01 linkage group LG03, ASM3656204v1, whole genome shotgun sequence genome contains these proteins:
- the RTRAF gene encoding RNA transcription, translation and transport factor protein — protein MFRRKLTALDYHNPTGFNYKDETEFRNFIVWLEDQKIRHYKIEDRGNLRNIHSSDWPKFFEKYLRDVNCPFKIQERQEAIDWLLGLAVRLEYGDNAEKYKDLVPDNTKNADNAAKNAEPLINLDVSNPDFKAGVMALANLLQIQRHDDYLVMLKAIRILVQERLTQDAVAKANQTKEGLPVALDKHILGFDTGDAVLNEAAQILRLLHIEELRELQTKINEAIVAVQAIIADPKTDHRLGKVGR, from the exons ATGTTCCGACGCAAGCTGACGGCCCTCGACTACCACAACCCTACTGGCTTTAACTACAAAG ATGAAACAGAATTTAGAAACTTTATTGTTTGGCTTGAAGACCAGAAAATCAGACACTACAAGATTGAAGACAGAGGTAATTTAAGAAACATACACAGCAGTGACTGGCCcaagttctttgaaaag taTCTCAGAGATGTTAATTGTCCTTTCAAGATTCAAGAGAGACAAGAAGCAATTGACTGGCTTCTTGGTTTAGCTGTTAGACTTGAATATGGAGATAACG CTGAAAAATACAAGGACCTGGTACCTGATAATACAAAAAATGCTGACAATGCAGCTAAAAATGCAGAGCCATTGATTAATTTGGATG tAAGTAATCCTGATTTTAAGGCTGGTGTAATGGCTTTGGCTAACCTTCTTCAGATTCAGCGTCATGATGATTACCTGGTAATGCTTAAG GCAATTCGCATTTTGGTCCAGGAGCGCCTGACACAGGATGCAGTTGCTAAAGCAAATCAAACAAaagag ggctTGCCTGTTGCTTTAGACAAGCATATTCTTGGTTTTGACACAGGAG ATGCAGTTCTTAATGAAGCTGCTCAAATTCTGCGATTGCTGCACATAGAAGAGCTCAGAGAGTTACAGACAAAAATTAATGAAGCCATAGTAGCTGTTCAGGCAATTATTGCCGATCCAAAGACAGACCACAGACTGGGGAAGGTTGGAAGATGA